One Kryptolebias marmoratus isolate JLee-2015 linkage group LG21, ASM164957v2, whole genome shotgun sequence DNA segment encodes these proteins:
- the LOC108234695 gene encoding bromodomain-containing protein 4 yields the protein MAEAIGFLLRLLLFSLLAARGNQAIAARTGPAEKTKNEDILVAGSEAESTGYDAGDDSLWVTGPPEDSTLEPNETSSYSFTSNVLPEDETLKQNGSILKGQNSSGRSQHASADNSGKLLQNPRSCVPTGPHKPPCPTQESQQPPCPPREPQQPTCPPQGSTQVPDSLLVQLSQLLKLLKQLNYIPGVPEDVDEQQPPHGLLPKWLQDVKQHAYMSKWLFNPQQQGYLPKWVPVPHQHHSYPLHKPWHHDYNVQESRHQNARVPQHYNPEPQSQGYNSREFRESHSYLPWEFWEPQPHGYPSRKPQPQPHDYLHRESQRQTHGYPPQDPMAPQMPQHGKPGVKPQVHRTSRFMSRWTDHLPQRPHYVAMRPHYPANRPYYKTRQPANSPQMIYYSTK from the exons ATGGCTGAAGCCATCGGGTTTCTCTTAAG ATTGCTCCTGTTTTCCTTGTTGGCTGCCAGGGGAAATCAAGCAATTG cagccAGAACTGGACCTGCTGAAAAAACCAAGAATGAAGACATCCTGGTTGCAGGCTCTGAAGCAGAATCAACTGGCTACGATGCTGGAGACGACTCTTTATGGGTCACAGGGCCGCCTGAAGATTCAACCTTAGAACCGAATGAGACAAGCAGCTACAGTTTCACTTCCAATGTACTACCTGAAGATGAAACGCTAAAACAAAACGGATCCATTCTAAAGGGCCAGAATTCATCAGGTCGATCCCAACATGCATCAGCAGACAATTCTGGTAAACTACTGCAGAACCCACGAAGCTGTGTACCCACAGGGCCCCACAAGCCTCCATGCCCGACTCAAGAATCCCAGCAGCCGCCTTGTCCACCTAGGGAACCCCAGCAGCCTACCTGCCCACCCCAAGGTTCAACTCAGGTGCCCGACTCCCTACTTGTACAACTATCCCAATTGCTTAAATTGCTAAAGCAACTGAACTACATACCTGGAGTCCCAGAGGATGTAGATGAGCAGCAGCCACCACATGGTTTACTACCAAAGTGGCTCCAGGATGTCAAACAACATGCTTACATGTCCAAGTGGCTGTTTAACCCCCAGCAACAAGGATACCTTCCCAAGTGGGTTCCTGTGCCTCATCAGCATCATAGTTACCCACTCCATAAGCCTTGGCACCATGATTACAACGTTCAGGAAAGTCGGCATCAAAATGCTCGAGTGCCTCAGCACTACAATCCAGAGCCTCAGTCCCAAGGTTACAATTCAAGAGAGTTCAGAGAGTCCCACAGTTACCTGCCCTGGGAATTCTGGGAGCCCCAGCCTCACGGTTACCCGTCTCGAAAGCCCCAGCCTCAACCCCATGATTACCTACACCGAGAGTCCCAGCGCCAAACCCATGGTTATCCACCCCAAGATCCTATGGCGCCCCAGATGCCTCAACATGGGAAGCCTGGCGTCAAGCCTCAAGTTCACCGAACGTCACGGTTTATGTCCAGGTGGACTGACCATCTCCCGCAGAGGCCACATTACGTAGCCATGCGGCCACATTACCCAGCCAACAGGCCATACTACAAAACCAGGCAGCCAGCCAACTCTCCTCAGATGATTTACTACTCAACTAAGTGA
- the LOC108234700 gene encoding proline-rich protein HaeIII subfamily 1-like — protein sequence MLLGLLPTVFKIMVFFSRLLLLSLLAIGIDQVNADYTGLVKKYGDGEAPYSRFGSTNYEPSFPVEPDYPIGGPVGPIYLPQGPKLPYRPQPHHQQHPGHPPMGPKPPQQHPGHPPMGPKPPQRHPGHPPMGPKPPMQQPYPGHPPMGPKPPMQQPYPGHPPMGPKPPMQQPYPGHPPQIPKGPQQQLYPGYPPQNPEGPQQQHTSYLPQNPDGPQQQHTSYPPQNPDGPQQQHTSYLPQNPEGLQQQHTSYLPQNPGLPKQHSHSSKSLGRPRYMGRQPGFRPKWPLKPQHLIKRPQI from the exons ATGTTACTGGGTTTGCTGCCAACTGTGTTTAAAATTATGGTCTTTTTCTCAAG aTTGTTGCTGTTGTCCCTCTTAGCCATTGGAATAGATCAAGTAAATG CTGACTATACTGGCCTTGTTAAAAAATATGGAGATGGTGAAGCACCATATTCTCGATTTGGCTCAACAAATTATGAGCCAAGCTTTCCTGTTGAGCCTGACTACCCAATAGGAGGCCCAGTGGGTCCAATATATCTACCCCAGGGGCCTAAATTGCCCTATAGGCCTCAGCCCCATCACCAGCAGCATCCTGGCCACCCTCCCATGGGCCCAAAGCCCCCCCAGCAGCATCCTGGCCACCCTCCCATGGGCCCAAAGCCCCCCCAGCGGCATCCTGGCCACCCTCCCATGGGCCCAAAGCCTCCAATGCAGCAGCCATATCCGGGCCACCCTCCCATGGGCCCAAAGCCTCCAATGCAGCAGCCATATCCGGGCCACCCTCCCATGGGCCCAAAGCCTCCAATGCAGCAGCCATATCCGGGCCACCCTCCCCAGATTCCCAAGGGCCCCCAGCAGCAGCTCTATCCTGGCTACCCTCCCCAGAATCCCGAGGGTCCCCAGCAGCAGCATACCAGCTACCTGCCCCAGAATCCTGATGGTCCCCAGCAGCAGCATACCAGCTACCCTCCCCAGAATCCTGATGGTCCCCAGCAGCAGCATACCAGCTACCTGCCCCAGAATCCTGAGggtctccagcagcagcataCCAGCTACCTGCCCCAGAATCCTGGGCTTCCAAAGCAACACAGCCATTCATCCAAAAGTCTTGGGCGGCCACGCTATATGGGCAGGCAACCTGGTTTTCGGCCCAAGTGGCCTCTTAAACCACAACACCTCATCAAGCGACCACAAATATGA
- the emc9 gene encoding ER membrane protein complex subunit 9, producing MLALSKTLRIDRFDTLRGSIIYFLTLYLATVLSMGEVELSCRAYVKMYLHACLFPRCSVNGLLLSSSGSAGGAVCVTDCVPLLHSHLPLAPITQLALTQVDVWCSQTQQRIVGYYQANACASDSSPTPCALKIADKITEQFESAVVLMLDGSKMTPDYRVPPIVMYERKDSRWTLKDKHTIMLRQWEETRAIAGQMLESGDHLLLVDFDSHLDDITKDWTNQKLNAKIEELSSPVNGNI from the exons ATGTTGGCTTTGTCAAAGACTTTACGAATCGATAGATTTGACACTCTCCGAGgaagtattatttattttttgacgcTCTATCTTGCGACAG TGCTCAGTATGGGTGAGGTGGAGCTCTCCTGCCGGGCTTATGTGAAGATGTACCTGCACGCCTGCCTGTTTCCGCGCTGCAGCGTCAACGGGCTGCTGCTGTCGTCCTCCGGCTCGGCAGGTGGCGCTGTCTGCGTGACAGACTGCGTGCCGCTCCTTCACTCCCACCTGCCGCTGGCCCCCATCACGCAGCTGGCCCTCACACAG gtgGATGTTTGGTGTTCACAGACCCAGCAGAGGATTGTCGGGTACTATCAGGCCAACGCCTGCGCGTCAGACAGTAG cCCGACGCCATGTGCACTAAAGATAGCCGATAAGATCACGGAGCAGTTTGAGAGTGCAGTTGTGTTGATG CTTGACGGAAGTAAAATGACTCCGGATTACCGAGTTCCTCCGATCGTCATGTACGAACGCAAAGACTCAAGATGGACGCTCAAAGACAAGCACAC GATCATGCTGCGGCAGTGGGAGGAGACCCGGGCCATCGCCGGCCAGATGCTGGAGTCGGGCGACCACCTGCTGCTGGTGGACTTCGACAGCCACTTGGACGACATCACGAAGGACTGGACCAACCAGAAACTGAACGCCAAGATAGAGGAACTGTCCTCGCCGGTTAACGGGAACATTTAA
- the irf9 gene encoding interferon regulatory factor 9: MAAGRMRSTRRLRSWIVEQVSSGKYPGVVWDDEAKTMFRIPWKHAGKHDFRKDEDAALFKAWAEFKGKLADGGQDNPAAWKTRLRCALNKSPEFKEEMDRAQLDISEPYKVYRLVPISEQGVVIPKKKSKEKGGKKLKLKRKSSDSESEDAAPVKQIKTEEVTSQLRVEESLLQNNEPVQSEGPSQCAAVQRDAVDEIRLDVRIEETFPAIAGVQDSFNVAVHYLGQEVLNRQIHSSDVRIMYLPSSSIPPTPAALNGRFLRVPLPEPPSTLPASPELQALFTLLPFMEKGIVLTSTPQGVYGKRFCQGRIFWTGPHTTTSGLHRMERNTEPVLLFSKDVFKQQLDHFRTNGGEPPKCSFTLCFGEELSNAEDPTKKLIIAQISLPWAEQQVQNAVSVFETISVFQTLASQSPLGEITLNLVTVPTPSAETTA, from the exons ATGGCCGCAGGCAGAATGAGATCCACACGCAGACTTCGCTCCTGGATCGTcgagcag GTCAGCAGCGGGAAGTACCCCGGCGTGGTGTGGGACGACGAGGCCAAAACCATGTTCCGCATCCCCTGGAAGCACGCGGGGAAGCACGACTTCCGGAAGGACGAGGACGCTGCACTTTTTAAG GCCTGGGCAGAGTTTAAAGGGAAGCTGGCGGACGGCGGACAGGACAACCCCGCCGCCTGGAAGACCCGCCTGCGCTGCGCCCTCAACAAGAGCCCCGAGTTCAAGGAGGAGATGGACCGAGCCCAGCTGGACATCTCAGAGCCGTACAAGGTGTACCGCCTCGTGCCCATCAGCGAACAGG GTGTGGTGATCCCCAAgaagaagagcaaagaaaaaggcggcaagaagctgaagctgaagaggAAGAGCAGCGATTCTGAGAGTGAAGACGCCGCTCCggtcaaacagataaaaacagaggaGGTCACCTCTCAGCTG CGCGTGGAAGAGTCGCTGCTGCAGAACAACGAGCCCGTCCAATCAGAAGGACCCTCTCAGTGCGCCGCCGTGCAGAGAGACG cGGTGGATGAGATCAGGTTGGACGTGCGGATCGAGGAGACGTTTCCTGCTATAGCAGGAG TCCAAGACTCCTTCAACGTGGCCGTTCACTATCTAGGACAGGAAGTCCTGAATCGTCAGATCCACAGCTCCGACGTCCGGATCATGTACCTGCCTTCCTCCTCCATCCCTCCGACCCCGGCCGCGCTGAACGGCAGGTTCCTCCGCGTCCCGCTGCCGGAGCCGCCGTCCACGCTGCCGGCCAGCCCCGAGCTGCAGGCGCTCTTCACCCTGCTGCCCTTCATGGAGAAGGGAATCGTGCTGACCTCCACGCCGCAGGGAGTGTACGGCAAGAGGTTCTGCCAGGGCCGGATCTTCTGGACGGGGCCGCACACGACCACGTCGGGCCTGCACAGGATGGAGAGGAACACCGAGCCAGTGCTGCTCTTCAGCAAAGACGTCTTCAAGCAGC AGCTGGACCACTTCCGTACGAACGGCGGTGAGCCGCCTAAGTGCAGCTTCACTCTGTGTTTTGGCGAGGAGCTCAGCAACGCCGAAGACCCGACCAAAAAACTCATCATCGCTCAG ATCTCTCTCCCGTGGGCCGAACAGCAGGTGCAGAACGCCGTGTCCGTGTTCGAAACCATTTCCGTCTTCCAGACGCTGGCCAGCCAGTCCCCGCTGGGAGAAATCACCCTGAACCTCGTCACGGTGCCCACGCCGTCCGCCGAGACCACCGCCTGA